From Longimicrobium sp., one genomic window encodes:
- a CDS encoding CHAD domain-containing protein: protein MSGPALLDLGAPRAARWLALRFLEEARSGRTRLGDADDAEALHDFRVGLRRLRSTVRAYREHLDDSVGGKDRCRLKRLAAATGDSRDGEVMIAWMQKYGGGLSETEAPGAAWLLDGLQRRQQRVLRRMHDEVVRDFARACGRLSRRLSWYPAHVSLDDPREAPPMRTVLAGLVETHAAELRAKLAAVQGAAQQDEAHEARIAAKRLRYLLEPFRDELPGAAEVVKRIKGMQDLFGDMHDAHVAAGIIAEAREEAPAVAPPPDPLPGLDALYGIAQAETERLFREAQGVWLGGRADEFFAAVDQVLAGLRGGGENREIERKYLLRRMPPLPEGAIRTDIAQGYLPGERLNERVRRVRRGGEVRYYRTIKTGSGLSRMELEEETTERIFRHLWRLTKGARIRKLRFRVAEGDLTWEIDRFRGRRLVLAEVELPSEDADAPIPEWLAPCVEREVTGEKEYVNINLAG, encoded by the coding sequence GTGAGCGGCCCCGCGCTGCTGGACCTGGGCGCCCCGCGCGCCGCGCGCTGGCTGGCCCTGCGTTTCCTGGAAGAGGCGCGCTCCGGGCGCACGCGGCTGGGCGACGCCGACGACGCGGAGGCGCTCCACGACTTTCGCGTGGGCCTGCGCCGGCTTCGCAGCACCGTGCGTGCCTACCGCGAGCACCTGGACGATTCCGTGGGCGGCAAGGACCGGTGCCGGCTGAAGCGCCTGGCCGCGGCGACGGGAGACAGCCGCGACGGCGAGGTGATGATCGCCTGGATGCAGAAGTACGGCGGCGGCCTTTCCGAGACGGAGGCGCCCGGCGCCGCGTGGCTGCTGGACGGGCTGCAGCGCCGGCAGCAGCGGGTGCTCCGGCGGATGCACGACGAGGTGGTCCGCGACTTCGCCCGCGCCTGCGGCCGCCTTTCGCGCCGCCTGTCGTGGTACCCCGCCCACGTTTCGCTCGACGATCCCCGCGAGGCGCCGCCGATGCGCACCGTGCTGGCGGGGCTGGTCGAGACGCACGCGGCCGAGCTGCGGGCGAAGCTGGCCGCCGTCCAGGGCGCCGCGCAGCAAGACGAGGCGCACGAGGCGCGGATCGCCGCCAAGCGCCTGCGCTACCTGCTGGAGCCGTTCCGCGACGAGCTGCCCGGCGCCGCCGAGGTCGTCAAGCGCATCAAGGGGATGCAGGACCTGTTCGGCGACATGCACGACGCCCACGTCGCCGCCGGCATCATCGCCGAGGCGCGGGAGGAGGCCCCGGCGGTGGCCCCGCCCCCCGATCCGCTCCCCGGGCTGGACGCCCTGTACGGCATCGCGCAGGCGGAGACGGAGCGGCTGTTCCGCGAGGCGCAGGGTGTGTGGCTGGGTGGCCGCGCCGACGAGTTCTTCGCCGCCGTCGACCAGGTGCTCGCCGGGCTGCGGGGCGGGGGAGAGAACCGCGAGATCGAGCGGAAGTACCTGCTCCGCCGCATGCCCCCGCTTCCGGAAGGGGCCATCCGCACCGACATCGCCCAGGGCTACCTCCCCGGCGAGCGCCTGAACGAGCGCGTGCGCCGGGTGCGGCGCGGGGGCGAGGTGCGGTACTATCGCACCATCAAGACGGGGAGCGGCCTCAGCCGGATGGAGCTGGAGGAGGAAACCACCGAGCGCATCTTCCGCCACCTGTGGCGGCTGACGAAGGGCGCCCGCATCCGCAAGCTCCGCTTTCGGGTGGCGGAGGGCGACCTGACGTGGGAGATCGACCGGTTCCGCGGCCGGCGGCTGGTGCTGGCCGAGGTGGAGCTGCCGTCGGAGGATGCCGACGCGCCCATCCCCGAGTGGCTGGCGCCCTGCGTGGAGCGCGAGGTGACCGGCGAGAAGGAGTACGTGAACATCAACCTGGCGGGCTGA
- a CDS encoding SixA phosphatase family protein → MRLLVIRHGLAGEREDWAARSGRPDAERPMTGEGRRRMRRGARGLRRIVPDIDVLASSPLVRAVQTAEIITAAYGGSLPIETIDELSPERRPDELLGWLRAQQPGATVAVVGHEPHLGFLVGWLLTGRNDSFVAFKKGGAVLLDFDDPPVGGNAVLAWAIAPRQLRWLGERR, encoded by the coding sequence ATGAGACTGCTGGTGATACGCCACGGGCTGGCGGGCGAGCGCGAGGACTGGGCGGCACGGAGCGGAAGGCCCGATGCCGAGCGGCCGATGACGGGTGAGGGACGCCGGAGGATGCGCCGCGGCGCGCGCGGGCTGCGCCGCATCGTTCCCGACATCGACGTGCTGGCCTCGTCGCCGCTCGTGCGGGCGGTGCAGACCGCGGAAATCATCACCGCGGCGTACGGCGGGTCGCTGCCCATCGAGACAATCGACGAGCTTTCGCCCGAGCGCCGGCCCGACGAGCTGCTGGGCTGGCTGCGCGCGCAGCAGCCCGGCGCCACCGTGGCCGTGGTGGGCCACGAGCCGCACCTGGGCTTCCTGGTGGGGTGGCTGCTGACGGGGCGCAACGACTCGTTCGTCGCCTTCAAGAAGGGCGGCGCCGTGCTGCTGGACTTCGACGACCCGCCCGTGGGCGGCAACGCGGTGCTGGCGTGGGCCATCGCGCCGCGGCAGCTGCGCTGGCTGGGCGAGCGGCGGTGA
- a CDS encoding SEC-C metal-binding domain-containing protein, with product MHGDKELVEKLGRNDPCPCGSTRRFQELLSRDGGFRRLQPSRLLPG from the coding sequence GTGCACGGCGACAAGGAACTGGTGGAGAAGCTGGGGCGCAACGACCCCTGCCCCTGCGGCTCCACGAGGCGGTTTCAGGAACTGCTGTCTCGTGACGGCGGCTTTCGACGGCTCCAACCGTCACGACTACTACCGGGCTGA
- a CDS encoding RNA polymerase sigma factor: MSPADRGGAGEIPWLVLRAQAGDRAALERLLSHAHALLHPFTRVMLRDEDAADDVLQDVLVLLYRKLGTLRDPRAFSAWARRIASRQIFRDLRRHRKYEAAHEELSPDLPGTAHEPALDPGWVERLPALLERVSPASRAVLALHYLDDLTLDEVATVLEIPPGTAKSRLAYGLATLRKLVSSPAMPRPGQGV; encoded by the coding sequence ATGAGCCCGGCGGACCGCGGCGGAGCGGGTGAAATTCCCTGGCTGGTGCTTCGTGCACAGGCCGGGGACCGCGCCGCGCTCGAGCGGCTGCTTTCGCATGCGCATGCACTGCTGCACCCGTTCACGCGAGTGATGCTGCGCGACGAGGACGCCGCGGACGACGTGCTGCAGGACGTGCTCGTGCTGCTGTATCGCAAGCTGGGTACTCTCCGCGACCCGCGCGCCTTTTCCGCGTGGGCACGCCGCATCGCCAGCCGCCAGATCTTCCGCGACCTGCGCCGCCATCGAAAGTACGAAGCCGCGCACGAGGAGCTCTCGCCGGACCTCCCGGGCACCGCGCACGAGCCGGCGCTCGACCCGGGATGGGTCGAGCGGCTTCCCGCGCTGCTGGAGCGCGTCTCGCCCGCAAGCCGCGCCGTACTCGCCCTGCACTACCTGGACGACCTGACCCTGGACGAAGTCGCCACGGTCCTCGAAATCCCGCCCGGCACCGCCAAGTCGCGCCTGGCCTACGGCTTGGCCACCCTGCGGAAACTCGTCAGCTCCCCGGCGATGCCGAGGCCTGGGCAAGGCGTGTGA
- a CDS encoding metallophosphoesterase family protein, translating to MKRSSWIAAALALVLCAGEAGAQRGTLLYWWTQAGAQGEWLLRTVYDGGSCPAPASVRALPSDSFPVLVCQQRLGPEPVQLPGMPRPAAAPPTRVQRVVAIGDTGCRAKEQDCTDPAAWPFSAVAYRARQADADLAVHVGDYIYRETVSDCGGKLPCGDNWKAWKADWFAPVGELLAAAPWVFARGNHEDCTRGGTGWFLFFDPRDVPANADRCAGTTEPYAVQVPGVGTLLIIDTACAPWYSTGCWSTGGSNPVNDTARAIPAYARQMAQLPALAAGGPAWVVTHVPIWARDYPGQADSIGSSILQGALRRASPGGELPPAVALSLVGHVHAWEALDFAAPRTPVLVLGDGGTSESEGLPASMPSPAGGVAVEGYWAGLAFGHTVLEAADGGWNVRLVPVPATGGGVACSLRNGQLAC from the coding sequence ATGAAACGGAGTTCTTGGATTGCCGCTGCGCTTGCGCTCGTGCTGTGCGCGGGCGAGGCCGGAGCACAGCGGGGCACGCTCCTGTACTGGTGGACCCAGGCCGGCGCACAGGGCGAGTGGCTGCTGCGCACCGTGTACGATGGCGGCTCGTGTCCGGCTCCCGCGTCGGTGCGCGCGCTTCCCTCCGACAGCTTTCCCGTGCTCGTGTGCCAGCAGCGGCTGGGCCCGGAGCCGGTGCAGCTGCCCGGAATGCCGCGCCCCGCCGCGGCGCCGCCCACGCGGGTGCAGCGGGTGGTGGCCATCGGTGACACGGGATGCCGGGCCAAGGAGCAGGACTGCACGGACCCGGCTGCCTGGCCGTTCTCGGCCGTGGCGTACCGCGCCCGGCAGGCCGACGCGGACCTGGCCGTGCACGTGGGCGACTACATCTACCGCGAAACCGTGAGCGATTGCGGAGGAAAGCTGCCCTGCGGCGACAACTGGAAGGCGTGGAAGGCGGACTGGTTCGCGCCCGTGGGCGAGCTGCTGGCCGCGGCGCCGTGGGTGTTCGCCCGCGGCAACCACGAGGACTGCACGCGGGGCGGCACCGGGTGGTTCCTGTTCTTCGACCCGCGCGACGTGCCGGCGAATGCGGACCGCTGCGCCGGGACCACGGAGCCGTACGCGGTGCAGGTGCCCGGGGTGGGCACGCTGCTGATCATCGACACGGCCTGCGCGCCCTGGTACTCCACCGGCTGCTGGTCCACCGGCGGCAGCAATCCCGTAAACGACACGGCCCGGGCGATCCCGGCCTATGCGCGCCAGATGGCCCAGCTGCCGGCGCTTGCCGCGGGTGGGCCCGCATGGGTGGTGACGCACGTTCCCATCTGGGCGCGCGACTATCCGGGCCAGGCAGACTCCATCGGCTCGTCGATCCTGCAGGGGGCGCTGCGGCGGGCGTCGCCTGGTGGAGAGCTTCCGCCGGCCGTGGCGCTCTCGCTGGTGGGCCATGTGCACGCGTGGGAGGCGCTGGACTTTGCCGCGCCGCGGACGCCCGTGCTGGTGCTGGGCGACGGGGGCACGTCGGAAAGCGAGGGGCTGCCGGCCTCGATGCCGTCGCCCGCGGGCGGCGTGGCGGTCGAGGGGTACTGGGCGGGGCTCGCGTTCGGGCACACCGTCCTGGAAGCCGCGGACGGCGGGTGGAACGTAAGGCTGGTGCCCGTTCCCGCCACGGGCGGCGGCGTGGCCTGCTCCCTTCGCAACGGGCAGCTGGCCTGCTGA
- a CDS encoding RtcB family protein — protein sequence MKIFGQHDENTIRQAQDVASRAERLALLADGHLGYVMPIGGVAAYREKVSVVGVGFDIACIAEGTPVTLGDGYTVPIQHVRDHHAVVCWDGAQTRLASPHMGAVPRGTREVLEIGLANGRTLRATGDHEILTRAGWKRADELGSSDAVACSPHVGLPFEAQDWTSDVSVANPRAREELAARELLPLHGDDPRLPALLRVLGYASGDGHLTRNGKRVSLYVFNDQDAADLARDIRRVGFEPHEHRRVRGEGRREEINLYVDSIALHALLAGLGSPVGKKDWPESPMSWLFEAAPWVRAHFLSAFASAEMMTPRIHRSGTIPNLQLKQAGTHQHAIHFFARVLRSLGFEVSVAESGVRRGDRIMSVLQILGGQAEQLRFFREIGFCRSVEKRVAAAAAASVAWQGERYVRNRDAAKHEARSRKTAGVGWRTVMAEVSAEFGVSPGFVYHSIYDQRGPSRRLQGAATEPASEGEICWVPVEHVRPDGEAAVYDVVAGDPAQSFIAGGVVVHNCGNAAIRTNLNVGGITRGLTLDEIRRNPHRLAEDRVARGLADEIQQTISFGIGRKNNADDAPTDHPLFLDPAWYAIPNTGGYRDTLMDKARRQLGTVGSGNHYVDVFADEEGTVWVGVHFGSRGLGHTIASDFLSLSQGGGWGQRAKEAEVLLPLDQPVGHDYWQLMNLAGQYAYAGREWVARKVVEILGGTEVELVHNHHNFAWRETHTSPQGETVEYVVVRKGATPAFPGQKGFIGGSMGDDAVIVRGAEPADEETAALQREALFSTVHGAGRVMSRTAAAGKVHRKTGRVISPGKISREMMGDWIARKGVILRGGGLDEAPQAYRRLEKVLQSQGPTIVVEHVLRPLIVVMAGAGEIDPYKD from the coding sequence ATGAAAATCTTTGGGCAGCACGACGAGAACACCATCCGCCAGGCGCAGGACGTCGCGAGCCGGGCCGAGCGCCTTGCACTGCTGGCCGACGGACACCTCGGCTACGTCATGCCGATCGGTGGAGTGGCGGCGTACCGCGAGAAGGTGTCAGTGGTCGGAGTAGGCTTCGACATCGCATGCATCGCAGAGGGAACGCCCGTCACCCTCGGCGATGGGTACACCGTGCCCATCCAGCACGTCCGAGATCATCACGCGGTGGTTTGCTGGGACGGCGCGCAGACGCGACTGGCTTCGCCCCACATGGGCGCGGTGCCGCGCGGAACGCGCGAGGTGCTGGAGATCGGCCTTGCGAACGGGCGCACGCTGCGGGCGACGGGCGATCACGAAATTCTCACCCGTGCAGGGTGGAAGCGCGCCGACGAACTGGGTTCGTCCGACGCCGTGGCCTGTTCTCCCCACGTCGGACTTCCGTTCGAGGCGCAGGACTGGACGTCGGACGTGAGCGTCGCGAACCCGCGCGCTCGCGAGGAACTGGCGGCGCGAGAACTGCTGCCGCTGCACGGTGACGATCCGCGACTTCCGGCGCTGCTGCGCGTCCTGGGCTACGCCAGCGGCGACGGGCATCTCACGCGGAATGGCAAGCGCGTGTCGCTGTACGTCTTCAACGACCAGGACGCGGCGGATCTCGCACGGGACATTCGCCGGGTGGGCTTCGAGCCGCATGAGCACCGCCGCGTCCGTGGAGAGGGACGCCGCGAGGAGATCAACCTGTACGTGGACTCCATCGCGCTCCACGCACTCCTGGCCGGCCTCGGCTCGCCCGTCGGAAAAAAGGACTGGCCGGAGTCGCCCATGTCGTGGCTGTTCGAGGCGGCGCCCTGGGTGCGCGCGCACTTCCTTTCCGCGTTCGCCAGCGCGGAGATGATGACGCCGCGAATCCATCGGAGCGGCACCATTCCCAACCTGCAGCTGAAGCAGGCGGGAACGCACCAGCACGCGATCCATTTCTTTGCCCGTGTGCTGCGGTCGTTGGGCTTCGAGGTGTCGGTGGCGGAGAGCGGGGTACGCCGGGGCGATCGCATCATGTCCGTGCTCCAGATCCTTGGCGGACAGGCGGAGCAGCTTCGGTTCTTCCGCGAGATCGGCTTCTGCCGTTCCGTCGAGAAGCGCGTGGCCGCCGCGGCGGCCGCCAGTGTCGCATGGCAGGGGGAGCGCTACGTCCGCAACCGCGACGCGGCAAAGCATGAGGCACGTTCGCGCAAGACGGCGGGCGTGGGCTGGAGAACGGTGATGGCGGAAGTGTCGGCGGAATTCGGCGTGTCGCCCGGGTTCGTCTACCACTCCATCTACGATCAGCGTGGACCGTCGCGCCGCCTCCAGGGCGCAGCCACGGAACCCGCCAGCGAAGGCGAGATCTGCTGGGTCCCGGTGGAGCACGTGCGGCCGGACGGCGAGGCGGCGGTCTACGACGTGGTGGCGGGCGATCCCGCACAGAGCTTCATCGCCGGCGGCGTAGTCGTGCACAACTGCGGCAACGCGGCGATCCGGACCAACCTGAACGTGGGCGGCATCACGCGTGGGCTGACGCTGGACGAGATCCGGCGCAACCCGCACCGGCTGGCGGAGGACCGCGTGGCGCGCGGGCTGGCGGACGAGATCCAGCAGACCATCTCGTTCGGCATCGGCCGCAAGAACAACGCGGACGACGCGCCGACCGATCACCCGCTGTTCCTTGACCCGGCGTGGTACGCCATCCCCAACACGGGCGGCTACCGCGACACGCTCATGGACAAGGCGCGCCGCCAGCTGGGCACCGTCGGCAGCGGCAACCACTACGTCGACGTGTTCGCCGACGAGGAGGGCACGGTGTGGGTGGGCGTGCACTTCGGAAGCCGCGGCCTGGGGCACACCATCGCGTCGGACTTCCTGTCGCTGAGCCAGGGCGGCGGCTGGGGCCAGCGCGCCAAGGAAGCCGAGGTCCTGCTTCCGCTGGACCAGCCCGTGGGCCACGACTACTGGCAGCTGATGAACCTGGCCGGCCAGTACGCGTACGCCGGGCGCGAGTGGGTGGCGCGCAAGGTGGTGGAGATCCTGGGCGGGACGGAGGTGGAGCTGGTGCACAACCACCACAACTTCGCCTGGCGCGAGACGCACACGTCGCCCCAGGGCGAGACGGTGGAGTACGTGGTGGTCCGAAAGGGCGCCACCCCGGCGTTCCCCGGGCAGAAGGGATTCATCGGCGGGTCCATGGGGGATGACGCGGTGATCGTCCGCGGCGCCGAGCCGGCGGACGAGGAGACGGCTGCGCTGCAGCGCGAGGCGCTGTTCAGCACCGTCCACGGCGCGGGCCGGGTGATGTCGCGCACGGCCGCGGCGGGCAAGGTGCACCGCAAGACGGGGCGGGTGATCAGCCCCGGAAAGATCAGCCGCGAGATGATGGGCGACTGGATTGCGCGTAAGGGCGTGATCCTGCGCGGCGGCGGCCTGGACGAGGCGCCGCAGGCCTATCGCCGCCTGGAGAAGGTGCTCCAGTCGCAGGGGCCCACGATCGTGGTGGAGCACGTGCTCCGGCCGCTGATCGTGGTCATGGCCGGCGCGGGGGAGATCGATCCGTACAAGGACTGA
- a CDS encoding TROVE domain-containing protein, which yields MLDFTKHFATRIRAMLTPQGEPIPGSTQVPNSAGGFAWQLGNWDRLDRFLVLGSEGGTYYVGERKLTAENATAVAECIAQDGPRVVARVVEMSESGRAPRNDPALFVLAMAAGMGDEATRAAALAALPRVARTGTHLFHWLQFVGGFRGWGRGVRRAVAAWYTSKEPRDLAYQLLKYPSRDGWSHRDALRLAHPRPASPEQRALFQRTVARNREAAALVPLEGEALAQVRAADRLHREELSPGEAAELVREHRLTREMLPTALLNHAVVWEALLERMPLTALVRNLATLTRVGLVAPGSEAARMVAERLANGPALQKARVHPVQVLSALRTYAGGRGVRGQHTWQPVAEVVDALDAAFYLSFAAVQPTGRRTMLALDVSGSMAAMVMGLEGLTCREGSAAMALVTAASEPEHFFTAFTSGSYPSQWAGMSSGLSTLAISPRQRLDDVVRSISSMGFGGTDCALPMLEALRHGWKVDVFVVYTDNETWAGSIHPAQALRQYRERTGIPAKLVVVGMASNGFTIADPNDAGMLDVVGFDAAAPQLIADFAR from the coding sequence ATGCTGGACTTCACGAAGCACTTCGCGACTCGCATCCGGGCGATGCTCACGCCGCAGGGGGAGCCCATCCCCGGCTCCACGCAGGTGCCCAACTCGGCGGGCGGGTTCGCCTGGCAGCTCGGAAACTGGGACCGGCTGGACCGGTTCCTGGTCCTCGGTTCGGAGGGCGGAACGTACTACGTCGGCGAGCGGAAGCTCACGGCGGAGAACGCCACCGCCGTGGCCGAGTGCATCGCGCAGGACGGCCCGCGCGTGGTCGCCCGCGTGGTGGAGATGAGCGAGTCGGGACGTGCCCCCCGGAACGATCCCGCGCTGTTCGTCCTGGCGATGGCGGCGGGGATGGGCGACGAGGCGACCCGGGCCGCGGCGCTGGCCGCCCTGCCGCGGGTGGCGCGGACGGGGACCCACCTGTTCCACTGGCTGCAGTTCGTGGGCGGGTTCCGCGGATGGGGGCGCGGTGTGCGCCGGGCGGTGGCCGCGTGGTACACCAGCAAGGAGCCGCGCGACCTGGCGTACCAGCTTCTGAAGTACCCGTCGCGCGACGGGTGGTCGCACCGCGACGCGCTGCGGCTGGCGCACCCCCGGCCCGCGTCGCCGGAGCAGCGTGCGCTCTTCCAGCGCACCGTCGCCAGGAACCGCGAGGCGGCGGCGCTGGTGCCGCTGGAGGGGGAGGCGCTGGCGCAGGTGAGGGCGGCGGACCGGCTGCATCGGGAGGAGCTGTCGCCCGGCGAAGCGGCGGAGCTGGTGCGCGAGCACCGGCTGACGCGCGAGATGCTGCCCACCGCGCTGCTGAACCACGCGGTAGTGTGGGAGGCGCTGCTGGAGCGGATGCCGCTGACGGCGCTGGTGCGCAACCTGGCTACCCTGACCCGCGTGGGGCTGGTGGCGCCGGGGAGCGAGGCGGCCCGCATGGTGGCGGAGCGGCTGGCGAACGGCCCCGCGCTGCAGAAGGCGCGGGTGCACCCGGTGCAGGTGCTGTCGGCGCTGCGCACGTACGCCGGCGGCCGGGGCGTGCGCGGGCAGCACACGTGGCAGCCGGTCGCGGAGGTGGTGGATGCACTGGACGCGGCGTTCTACCTGTCGTTCGCCGCGGTGCAGCCCACGGGCAGGCGCACCATGCTGGCCCTGGACGTTTCGGGGTCGATGGCCGCCATGGTGATGGGGCTGGAGGGGCTGACCTGCCGTGAAGGGTCGGCGGCGATGGCGCTGGTGACGGCGGCCAGCGAGCCGGAGCACTTCTTCACGGCGTTCACCTCCGGGTCGTACCCCTCGCAGTGGGCAGGGATGAGCAGCGGGCTTTCGACGCTGGCCATTTCCCCGCGGCAGCGGCTGGACGACGTGGTTCGGTCCATCTCCAGCATGGGGTTCGGCGGCACCGACTGCGCCCTGCCGATGCTGGAGGCGTTGAGGCACGGGTGGAAGGTGGACGTCTTCGTGGTCTACACCGACAACGAGACGTGGGCCGGCTCCATCCACCCCGCCCAGGCGCTCCGCCAGTACCGGGAGCGCACGGGCATCCCCGCGAAGCTGGTGGTCGTGGGGATGGCGTCGAACGGGTTCACCATCGCCGACCCGAACGACGCCGGAATGCTGGACGTGGTGGGCTTCGACGCCGCCGCGCCCCAGCTGATCGCCGACTTCGCGCGTTGA
- a CDS encoding Uma2 family endonuclease — MKVLELPRPATIDDLYRVEGKAELVHGQIVIMDGTGFRPMRAEAAIYRSLWDHEVASGGGYALPGGGYVVDLPHRKSFCPDGAWYTGRDTGGRFMEGAPALAIEVRSEGDYGLTAEREMAAKRADYFAAGTQVVWDVDVLRAGVIRVFRADDPTRASLFRRGELADAEPAVPGWRFTVDELFR; from the coding sequence ATGAAAGTTCTCGAGCTCCCCCGCCCGGCCACGATCGACGACCTGTACCGGGTCGAAGGCAAGGCCGAACTCGTACACGGACAGATCGTCATCATGGACGGAACCGGCTTCAGGCCGATGCGGGCGGAGGCGGCGATCTACCGCTCACTGTGGGACCACGAAGTAGCGTCCGGCGGCGGATACGCACTTCCGGGCGGTGGATACGTGGTGGACCTTCCGCACCGCAAGTCGTTCTGCCCCGACGGCGCGTGGTACACCGGGCGCGATACGGGCGGCCGCTTCATGGAGGGCGCCCCCGCGCTCGCCATCGAGGTGCGCAGCGAGGGCGACTACGGCCTGACCGCCGAGCGCGAGATGGCGGCCAAGCGGGCCGACTACTTCGCAGCCGGCACCCAGGTGGTGTGGGACGTGGATGTGCTGCGCGCGGGCGTGATCCGCGTCTTCCGTGCGGACGATCCCACTCGGGCGTCGCTCTTCCGCCGTGGCGAGCTCGCGGACGCGGAGCCGGCCGTGCCCGGGTGGCGCTTTACCGTGGACGAGCTTTTCCGATGA
- the thiD gene encoding bifunctional hydroxymethylpyrimidine kinase/phosphomethylpyrimidine kinase, producing MTSSTIDKPPIALTIAGSDSGGGAGIQADLKSFHAFGCFGTTAITAITVQNTRGVTGVHAVPVDMVRAQIHAVAEDLPPAACKTGMLATAELVRAVAESIREHALPNYVLDPVMVATSGDRLLDEDAVRTIIDELLPLSALVTPNLDEAALLVGFAVEDADSMRRAAEQLVQMGARAALLKGGHLRGAELVDVLWDGREWHQWKRPKLDTRSTHGTGCTLSAAIAAGLAHGRPLRQSVEDALEYVQRAMRAAPGYGAGHGPLNHLVGASPAR from the coding sequence ATGACCAGCAGCACGATCGACAAGCCGCCCATCGCACTGACCATCGCCGGGTCCGACTCGGGCGGCGGCGCGGGGATCCAGGCAGACCTGAAGAGCTTTCATGCCTTCGGCTGCTTCGGCACGACGGCGATCACCGCGATCACGGTGCAGAACACCCGCGGAGTGACGGGCGTGCACGCCGTTCCGGTAGACATGGTGCGCGCGCAGATCCACGCCGTAGCCGAGGACCTGCCGCCCGCCGCCTGCAAGACGGGGATGCTGGCCACGGCCGAACTGGTGCGGGCCGTGGCGGAGTCCATTCGCGAGCACGCCCTGCCGAACTACGTGCTGGACCCGGTGATGGTGGCCACCAGCGGCGATCGGCTACTGGACGAGGACGCTGTGCGCACCATCATCGACGAGCTGCTGCCGTTGTCGGCGCTGGTGACGCCCAACCTGGACGAGGCCGCGCTGCTGGTGGGCTTCGCGGTGGAGGACGCCGACTCCATGCGCCGCGCCGCCGAGCAGCTTGTGCAAATGGGCGCACGCGCCGCCCTGCTGAAGGGCGGCCATCTGCGCGGGGCGGAGCTGGTGGACGTGCTGTGGGACGGGCGCGAATGGCACCAGTGGAAGCGCCCCAAGCTGGACACGCGCAGCACGCACGGCACCGGGTGCACGCTGTCGGCGGCCATCGCGGCGGGGCTGGCGCACGGGCGCCCGTTGCGGCAGTCGGTGGAAGACGCGCTGGAATACGTGCAGCGGGCCATGCGCGCCGCCCCGGGTTACGGCGCCGGCCACGGCCCGCTGAATCACCTGGTAGGGGCGTCCCCGGCTCGTTAG